The genomic window TCTCCAGAAAAGCCTCCGCGCGCGGGTTCGACGACTCCTCCCTTTCGGGGCTCTTCTCCGCCGCCGTAACCATCGGCAAAAGCGGGGGCTACCTTCGACCTGCTGCTCCTCTTTTATTCTATCTACTGATTCCAAATCCTCCTATCTCCTGGTTCGCGTCTGGATTTCAATCTGAAGAACTTGGAATGTAAATCGTACTGCCGAATGAAGAACGGCAGAACGGAGTTTGGAGTCTGGAATCTGGAATCGAACACCTACGACACCAAAGGGAGAATAGCAGCGCCGTCGCGGCGTTTTGGGGGACAAGGTCCGAGGCCGCCATTGATGGACAGGCAGGCGAGAAGCAGGGCCCCCACGATGTTTGGGTCTCTCAAATCTCAATTCTGGTCCATTGGGCTTATTTGAGCCCACACGCCTCGGTCAGTCGCGCTGGGCCATCAGCACCAACCAAAGTGAGATCTATTGTAGGCCCAAATGCGAAGCTTTACTATGCGGTACCCCCAATTCACTTCGCTAAAAAGCtgagctgaaaaatactgtttgttaatttgttgtaagagaaaaacactgtataaTAACTGATAAActagactgataagttcaagcaaacaggCCCCTAGTTTCATGTACAGCGCACAGTGCATACCCTAATAATGACCGATAATGTGGCACAAATAAAAAAGCAACCCATGAGATTGACCGCAGGTTTGACAACCAAAACTAGCCACACGACTTTCTTTCACTGAAGAGAATAAGAGATCACCGAATTTAAGTCAGATAAGGTGTAACCGGCCGATTAATTAGTCCGCGAGTGACAAACTTTCTCGTATTGATGATGCTATATACTCCTGCCATACATAGTATGTGTACGTGCAGGGGCGGATCTATGGGGAAGAGAGGGCTCCAGCCCTTACAGCTGATGCATCAATAGAAATATGGAAAGAACGAAGGAGAAGAAAAGGcggaggaaagaagaaaaattaGAGTGGAAGGAAGAACAAGAGACCAGCCCCTTCAATCCGCACTGTGTACGTGCCGTGTAGTACATGTTATGCACTGCGCGCTGGAGTCAGTGTCGAGCAGTCCGGGATGCGTACGGTATTGACCTGCGTGCTGATCCAATCAGATCAGCTTTTTATCCGGAGCAGAGCAGCGATGGAGGAGGCCCGGCGCTGCAAGCAAGAACTGGTAGGCCAACAACTCCTCCGAGACAAGACGCTGATGCAGTGATGCGTACGTCCATCGATGGTCGATCGATCGACAGCGCCCCGCCTTATTAATATCAAAGCGGCGCACGAAACCGGCCGATCGAACGggacgcggggggggggggggggggggggcgcggcgGGGTTTGCAAATGCGGAATAGTACGGGACAGCGCGATGTGCTGCGGTCACGGGGAGGAGTATGGCCTTATTTATTGAGGTTACTAATCAGTATTtgatactgtagtactttcgtttgtatttgataattattatccaatcatagcctaactagacttaaaagattcgtctcgtaatttataatcaaactatgtaattaattatttttttatctacatttaatactctatacatgtgtccaaaaattTAATGCGATTGAGAGAAAGTAAAAAAACTTGtgatctaaaccaggcctagcTTGCATTTGTGGCCGCTGCCGCGTCTGGCGGTACCATGCATTTGTCCGCGTGACACGCCATTCTTTGGGGCCTCTCTGAATTCTGAAAGACGGAAACATTCAGTGCATGTCGAATATATATTGTTCAGACGAGCTCTGCTCCCATGCATCTCGAGTCTCGTAATGCTGATCCGGAAGGAGCAAGGTTTTGCACGCCTAGTACTCCTACGTGATTATTTTTAGTGGTCGCTGGCAACAGTAGCGTTCTTCTTGTCACGCTCGCGAAAAAGGGAAAACAGTGGCTCTCGGTCGCGGTCGTGTAGTTTTGGTTGTTTGCCGATCGCCGCTGCCAATCCTGTGGATTACATCGCCCTCCTAATTCATAATCTGTTCGTTTGGTTGATAAATTATAATTAAAAATATTattgattaatttattataaaaaaaatattatttcttcgTTTAAAAAACATACGACTTATAAGTGACGAGAACATATCGTTTGCCACTAGGCCGGCCTTCACGTGGCCACGCGGGGGCCACCGGCGTCCGGCAGCGTTACGTGGCGAGCGTGAGGGGCAAGAGTGCAAGACCGCCTGTCACCGTCGCAGACCCATGGACAGGACGCTAGCGAAGCGAGGGCCCTGCTGCCATCGTGCGGGCAGCTAGCGACAAACTCGAGGGCCTGGAACATTGTTTTTGTTCACTATCATACGGAGTACGTCCATTAGACACCGGAACTGCCCTTGCACCAATTATTATTATGGCCATCGGCCACTAATTAACAGACGATACGGCCATCCGGCAACATTAGAGAAAATAATGAGAATTCTACTCCTATATTATAGGTATGTAGACACTTTAAAAAATATTTCCTCCgttttagtttttttatataCTGAGAGTTCTAAGACATACTCCATAGTTTATATCTAAGTTTATAGTAAAAGTTATGTAtgtagaaaaaaaacaaaatgtcTTATAACTTGGGGCGGAGAGTGTAGACATACCATTCCAACCGTTCCCATACAGTTTATGTGTGGCTTCCTATTGCATTGTAAACATTGTCTGTCTAAGCACACCTAGACCGGACATCTCAAATAGCGTGTAGACGGAATAGGAGCACGATTAAACCATCTAGACAATGATTAGTAAATATTAATTGTTACTCACGTGGTAATTGTGTAACTAGCGTTTTGTGTCTAAGATAACATTGATCTGTTTGAGACTGACATAGAACCATTTTACATTGGCACTTGTTTAAACTACGGTATATGTTCTTAAATGATGTCCGATGTAGAGGGCTGAAAGAAGGGAGAGAATTCTCTAATGGTGAAGAAATCATCGGGCGGTTTTGCCCGGATCGAGGACATATGAGAGAAGAGGATACAACTGCTGATTTGTAGGTTtcatttttctctctcttatTTCACCTCAACCAACGATTGGTTTGAAGTAGCATTCACAGGTACTCGGTAGTTGTAATCATCTCATATATCCTCTGTGTGGACACCTAGTTACATTGTTTCTTTGTCGATGGAAAATTAAACTAGCAGTTTCGGGGTCTTTTCTTATTACTCGTCATACTTTGATGATCCTATTGCTTACTATACTTTGACGTCGGCGGTGCTTTTCTGAGAATATCTGttaaataaattactaaaatcgTTTCCATCGAAATCGTCTTGATAAGCTTTGAACAGTAGGGCTGTAGGACCGAAGCAGTCAGTTGTTTGGAAGAAACGGACAAAGTGCATTCATGGTACATCACGTACGAAGGTGGCACAACCTTATCACCTTTATCTTAAAGAAAGGTGGTTTGGCATTTCTGTCTGGATGACGCGTCTACCACATTTAGATTTGAGGTGACAAATTTCCCTTTTTTAtttgtaaaataaaaaaataaaagaccACAAGTGACAAAACCCAGTGTGTCCGGTGGGAGGTCAGCACACCAGTGTGTTTGGTGGTCCGGTCATCCGGTGGCGGTGGGGTTCTGTTttgcatcattgcatgcatgggtTTGCACTGTTCCTATCACAAGGTTAATTAACGCATCCAGATCTCTCGTGACGAAGCGAAACTGCTCCAACGTTGGCGTGGCCATGCCTCAGGAGTCAGGAGTGGCCGCACAGGCGCCCACCGTCCCGCCGAACGCACCTTCAACCCGTGGCCGTGGGCCGCGTGGCGCGCCAAAGTCCAAACCGCCGGAGGGCAGTGCCGTCATTCCGGAAACAGCCTTATCCGCTTCCGGTCCCACAGTGCCCCCTCGTCATCACTCTGCATTCTGCAAGCAGCAAACCCAGCGAGTGCACCCACTGCTTTCAGCTTTCCAGCTTCCATTTCCAACCCTCCTCACACATCCGGCGCTATAACATCCAACCCCGTGCAAGTTCCAAAACCATAGCCGTCCTAGTCCTGGCACCACACTCTCGCACTCCTCTTCGGTGTGGTTCGTGCTTGCGGCTTTCGAGCCACTGATTCTGATCGATCGGCATGGCCGGGAGTGCGAGGTCGTCGGCGGCCGCGAAGCACGCGTACCGGATGTTCGCGCCGTCCAGGGGCGGCGCCGCGACGAGGGGCCCCGGCGCCGGAGCCGCGGAGGAGTTCGACGAGTCGGACGTCGTCTGGGGCTCGTTCGGCGGCGGTGCGGACTCCCACTCCAGCCCCGGGGCCGAGCTGCAGGCCGCGGCCGGCTGGGTGCGCCCGATCCCCACCTTCCGCGCCGGGGCCGGGCGTAAGAAGCCCGCcgtggacggcggcggcgcggcggggtcGCTGCCGATGAACATACCGGACTGGCAGAAGATCCTCGGGGTCGAGTACCGGGACCACTACCACGCGGGCGAGTGGGAGCCTGacgcggacgacgacgacggcagggcgcgcggcggcggggcggagATGGTGCCGCCGCACGAGCTGGCGTGGCGCAGCCGGGCGGCGTCGATGTCGGTGCACGAGGGGATCGGCAGGACGCTCAAGGGGCGCGACCTCAGCCGGGTCCGGGACGCCGTCTGGAAGAAGACCGGCTTCGAGGCGGACTGAGCTGATCGGtgatccaccgccgccgcgcgcgccgGCGGGAGAGCTGGCTCGCTCGTTCGGCGGGCGCGATGTACGTTGCTGTAAATCACTCTCCATTTCTTTTGGACGAGTGCTACTGCTACGCTTTACTGTAGGTCGTACCAATAATGGGTGCATAGCACCAAACGATCGATGTGAGTGGCGATGTAACGGCAGGCGAGACGGCCCACTGAAAAGCACGAAGAGACACCGAATATTTCAGGTCCAGTACATGGATGGATCTCTTAAAATAGCTTCGATACAGGGGCTTTTTTGGtttcatggactaaattttagtctatgTCACGTCGAACGTTTGATGCTGTTTagaagaactaaatatgagttaattataaaactaattacatagatggagattaatttacgagatgaatttattaagcctaattaatccactattagcatatatttactgtagcaccacattatcaaatcatgaactaattaggcttaaaaaatttgtctcgcaaattagccacaatctgtgcaattagttattttttttgtctatatttaatacttcatgcatgtgtccaaacatccgatgagatATGGACTAAAATTTTTCCTGTAGGAAACAAACACCCCCACAACCTGCTGACAGCAAAACAAAACGTTCGATTCGAGGCTGGGTTAAAGAAAACACGCACAGCATGCTGCGAGTCTCCGCGCCAGAGCCAGAGGAGGAGGGGCTTCAATAATTGATGGACTGGATTAGAGAGCACTAATACTGCCTTAGTATATACATGGCGAGTGATCTAAAATGGCGTGGCGCGGTGTCGTTTTCCCGGCGCCGTAGGTGGATAAGATCAGGTAGGCCCCGAGCCGGCGCGCACCCCCATCATCttgctgcactgcactgcacacgGGAAAGCGGAAAACCATCAGGACGACTGGATTTCCCGTCCGACCTGACCCACCGCCGAGTCGTGACGCTCCTCCTGATCAGTGATGTCGGCAGGCAGCAAAGGCAACTAATGTACGTAGGCAAGCATGCATGCAGGCCGCGGGTGCACCGCGTCTCCGACTCAGCGCTCCGCGGTGGCGCGTGCGCTCCCCATGTCCAAATTTGTCGGGTCCGACCGAGCAGCTGCCTGTTGGCCATGCACCGCGCGGCCTGGCGCAGCCGCGCAGGGCAGCGTATCATGCCTGCCGCGACCTGCGAGCTGCACGCGCGATGATTACTTTTAATCGATCGATGCTGGATTCTGGAGTGGAGGGACTGCACGTAACGTAGCGTGGCTGCGGGTGGGGGAGAGGAGAGGCTTTGGCTTCTACCGCGATCCGTGTGATGAGTCACCGGCACCGCGGCCTGCGACTCCACTTACGAAAAGATGCACCCTACTGTTGGGGGTCCGTCGACCGCGCTCACCGGAGACCACCTCCGCGCCGCGATTGCCTTGCCGACTGGAACGCACGCACGCGCGTTGAGCCGAGCATCACCGGAAGCAAGTACACTCTACTCCGTACGCTGGTGCGCTGCGGATCCAAGTGGTGTTTGTGTTTGTCGCGTGGGCGGCCGGCCGCGGGGGCGTGCGTGTCACCACGCGCGAACGGGCACGGCTACCCAGCTTTCCTATCCGGTCGCCGCGCGACTGCCCGGTAGATGGTTTTGCCGAGCCAAACCAGCCAAACAAGTCTAAACGAACAGGAGATGGTAGAGGAGCCGCGAGAGCGAGTCAGTGGGCGTGGCTGGCGTCAGGTTACGTTGTTCTACGCGGTCACGCCGAGCGGCGAAATTGGGGGTTAGAGAGCCTCGGAGGTTGCGGGCTTGCCTGCGGCTCTCCCTCGCTCTCGCCAGGCCCCACAGGCCACACGGGGTGTCCGCTCCTGAAACAGCAACAATTTCCTGACGTTGACACGACGGGTAACGCCGTTCCTACCCATTGGTGGCAGGCTGgctgaatttttttattttttagccttttttcgaaaaaaaatcacaaatatgtcTCTGGAGGTAAGATTTTAAAATTTAGACCTTTAGCTCGGCGCTATTATTGCTGACGCCGAGGTCTTAGGCTCGACGCAGACGTGACGATGACTTGATAGGCAGCTCGGCGCTATATATCCTAACGCCAAACTTGACGCCGTAAATCCTGACGTCGAGGTCGGATAGCTGTAAAGTGGCCTTGCTGTCCTATTCCGTGCAAAACAAATACACCATGCATGCTAGAGCTAGCAGTATACTACAACAATCTTGACCACTTGCGTTCGCGAAGTATTCCAAGCATTATCTGGAAATACTCCAGTTGCATGCGTTCCTGCTGCGCTGGTCACAAAAACATACTATGATATACACGCGGCATGATGCATGAAGTATGTACCTGTTGTAGTGTGTGTGTATATAGAGAGAGACGCGCGCGCGATGCACGCGTTCGTGCATCTAGCTAGCAAACCAACGCACAACGCAATGAACATTTGGTAATTGCACAAGCGCAACTTGCATTGTTCTCGACGGTTCTCCTCGGTCGATTTTTAAAATCACCGAAGCATCCCTCTGCACGACTGTAGTCGTGTATGTATTTCCTATATATAGAGAGAGTCCTTACGTGACGACACGTACGTCGATCGATACACCGTGCGCCTCTTAACGTTCCGTGCGCTGTaggttttttttaagaaaaatctGTGTGCTGTAGATTGTTGCAAGTTGGACGTAGTGCACGCGTACGTGGAGCTACCTATCCGGAGAGTTATCAAACGGCCGCTCCCGCTGACTCGATCTTGAAGACAAAATCGCTTGAATAACGTACGTACGTTCAAAGCCTATAGCTATCCGGACCTTAAGTgccattaaaaaaataaaatacagTATTCCTTTGT from Miscanthus floridulus cultivar M001 chromosome 11, ASM1932011v1, whole genome shotgun sequence includes these protein-coding regions:
- the LOC136491067 gene encoding protein S40-4-like; the encoded protein is MAGSARSSAAAKHAYRMFAPSRGGAATRGPGAGAAEEFDESDVVWGSFGGGADSHSSPGAELQAAAGWVRPIPTFRAGAGRKKPAVDGGGAAGSLPMNIPDWQKILGVEYRDHYHAGEWEPDADDDDGRARGGGAEMVPPHELAWRSRAASMSVHEGIGRTLKGRDLSRVRDAVWKKTGFEAD